The Algoriphagus sanaruensis genome window below encodes:
- a CDS encoding acyltransferase, which translates to MNTSIDALEVSLGIGVEIHPSASIRGLNGPAKRICIGDHTYIGADVQIICDDFSIGDYGKIHHHVTVHGYQSCHIGHNAWIGQFTIIDSIGGTKIGDNCGIGAHSQLWSHIKFGDTLEGCRFNAQKPLILGNDVWLVGHCIVGPIRAADKSMALAGSVVTSDMEYNQIYAGTPAKSVSKKLGYQFEDIPLEKKLENLTIHLEQSGIGYSKIQLVASIDEVVFDDFEVSYFSVKERKYTKRCSPQEIAFMKYLLPEKAKFVPF; encoded by the coding sequence ATGAATACTAGTATTGATGCACTGGAGGTAAGTCTTGGAATTGGGGTAGAAATTCACCCCAGTGCAAGTATTCGAGGTTTGAATGGTCCGGCCAAACGGATATGCATTGGTGATCATACCTATATCGGGGCAGATGTGCAGATAATTTGCGATGACTTTTCGATCGGGGATTACGGAAAAATCCATCATCACGTGACTGTCCATGGCTACCAATCTTGTCACATTGGACATAATGCTTGGATTGGTCAGTTTACAATTATTGATTCTATCGGAGGAACGAAAATCGGTGATAATTGTGGCATAGGTGCACATTCTCAACTTTGGTCTCACATTAAGTTTGGGGATACTTTGGAAGGTTGTCGTTTTAATGCTCAAAAACCTCTCATCTTGGGAAATGATGTATGGCTTGTCGGCCATTGCATCGTAGGTCCGATTCGTGCAGCAGACAAATCGATGGCTCTGGCAGGTTCTGTGGTGACTAGCGACATGGAATACAATCAAATTTATGCAGGAACTCCCGCAAAGTCAGTTTCCAAAAAGTTAGGGTATCAGTTTGAGGATATTCCTTTGGAAAAGAAGCTTGAGAATTTAACCATTCACCTGGAGCAATCGGGTATTGGATACTCAAAAATTCAATTGGTGGCTTCGATTGATGAGGTAGTCTTTGATGACTTTGAGGTGAGCTATTTTTCGGTGAAAGAGCGAAAATACACCAAGCGTTGCAGCCCCCAAGAAATTGCCTTTATGAAATACCTCTTACCTGAAAAAGCCAAATTTGTCCCTTTTTGA
- a CDS encoding ABC transporter permease, which produces MVDFQELWRYKDLLYFLTLRGIKARYAQSILGVSWAIIQPLFTTLVFTLVFGGLAKVDSDGMPYILFSYLALWPWNYFSGTLTESANSLIQNANMITKVYFPRMVLPLSAMLSKLLDFTIAFVVVIGMLIYFKQVPGWGVLFTPILILQLLMCSLGIGMFLSALAVKYRDVKHALTFLVQLLLYAAPVVYGTSAVPADYQKFYILNPMVGVIEGFRAAFLDRPMPWEWIWPGSIVAIIVFVFGMFYFRRMERIFADVA; this is translated from the coding sequence ATGGTGGATTTTCAGGAGCTTTGGCGTTACAAGGATCTCTTGTATTTTCTAACGCTCCGAGGCATAAAAGCGAGGTATGCGCAGTCTATTTTAGGAGTTTCATGGGCGATTATCCAGCCCCTTTTTACAACACTGGTCTTTACCTTGGTTTTTGGAGGTTTGGCTAAAGTTGATTCTGATGGCATGCCTTATATCCTCTTTTCGTATTTGGCACTTTGGCCTTGGAATTACTTCTCCGGAACACTCACTGAATCCGCCAATTCGTTGATCCAAAATGCCAACATGATCACCAAGGTTTATTTCCCGAGAATGGTTCTCCCGCTTTCAGCGATGCTGTCCAAACTACTGGATTTTACCATTGCCTTTGTAGTTGTGATTGGGATGTTGATTTATTTCAAGCAAGTTCCTGGCTGGGGGGTGTTGTTCACTCCGATCTTGATTCTCCAATTATTGATGTGTAGCCTGGGGATCGGGATGTTTCTATCGGCCTTGGCGGTCAAATACCGAGATGTCAAGCATGCGCTTACCTTCTTGGTGCAACTCCTGCTTTATGCAGCTCCGGTTGTCTATGGAACCTCAGCTGTTCCAGCTGATTACCAAAAATTCTATATCCTTAATCCTATGGTTGGTGTAATCGAAGGCTTCCGTGCGGCCTTTCTCGATCGTCCCATGCCTTGGGAATGGATTTGGCCAGGAAGTATTGTAGCAATCATCGTCTTTGTATTTGGGATGTTTTACTTCCGTAGAATGGAACGGATATTTGCTGATGTGGCCTGA
- a CDS encoding endonuclease domain-containing protein, with protein MSYSENLFYGASPEIHRRAKELRKRMTSAEKVLWHFLKNKSVDGFKFRRQHPINKYIVDFYCHQIKLVIEVDGGIHDEIEQKEYDAGRTSALEEFGLKVIRFRNEEILYRINSVITHISRYLKFEQSINSSKNY; from the coding sequence ATGTCTTACTCTGAAAACCTGTTTTACGGCGCATCTCCTGAAATTCATAGAAGGGCAAAGGAATTGAGAAAGCGTATGACATCTGCAGAAAAGGTATTGTGGCATTTTTTAAAAAATAAATCTGTAGATGGATTCAAGTTTAGAAGACAGCATCCTATTAATAAGTATATAGTCGATTTCTATTGTCATCAAATAAAATTAGTCATTGAGGTTGATGGCGGTATTCATGATGAAATTGAACAAAAGGAATATGATGCTGGTAGAACCTCTGCTTTAGAGGAATTTGGATTAAAAGTTATCAGGTTTAGAAATGAGGAAATCCTATATCGTATCAATAGTGTAATTACTCATATATCTAGGTATTTAAAATTTGAACAATCAATTAATTCTTCTAAAAACTACTAA
- a CDS encoding glycosyltransferase family 2 protein — MTQLLPKVSAVVPVFNAEGTLRRTVDSLLIQPEIDQIILVEDGSRDNSLSICQQLVIEHAQITLLQHPHGANKGAPASRNLGLSQVKNSWIQFMDADDELLPGKIKAQLASLTGNESLVISPYTLVNETRKVIPTMQDLWAGLLRMRLGISSANLWHTESVRAAGAWNESLLNVQEYHLMFEMLKRNQTFAFSNQNLTLIHQLPNSITRSTDRLDEKRDTYFRFRQMVKEYLESSGKLNFLRWHHYTVAMGEMMRYHHPSFKVSYSKSYYRFIQKIRWVKGVGKYFKKPESFERREIQTSI; from the coding sequence ATGACTCAATTGTTGCCTAAGGTTTCTGCGGTTGTTCCGGTTTTTAATGCAGAAGGGACGCTTCGAAGGACAGTAGACTCTTTATTAATTCAGCCTGAGATTGATCAAATTATCCTCGTAGAGGATGGAAGTAGGGATAATAGCCTTTCGATCTGTCAGCAACTTGTCATAGAGCATGCCCAAATCACGCTTTTACAACATCCGCATGGAGCGAATAAAGGAGCTCCAGCTAGCAGAAATTTAGGCTTAAGTCAGGTGAAAAATTCCTGGATTCAATTTATGGATGCAGATGATGAGCTCCTTCCCGGAAAGATAAAAGCACAGTTAGCCAGCTTAACTGGAAATGAATCCCTAGTGATCAGTCCCTATACCTTAGTGAATGAAACTCGCAAAGTAATTCCAACGATGCAGGACCTTTGGGCTGGATTGCTACGAATGAGACTTGGAATTTCTTCTGCCAACCTTTGGCATACGGAATCGGTGCGTGCAGCGGGAGCATGGAATGAATCCTTACTCAATGTTCAAGAATATCACTTGATGTTTGAAATGCTCAAACGCAATCAAACTTTCGCTTTTTCAAACCAAAACCTAACCCTAATCCATCAATTGCCCAATTCCATTACTCGATCCACGGATCGTTTAGATGAAAAGCGAGATACTTATTTCCGATTTCGGCAAATGGTGAAGGAATACTTGGAATCTTCAGGAAAGTTAAACTTCCTAAGATGGCATCATTATACTGTTGCCATGGGAGAGATGATGCGTTATCATCATCCTTCCTTTAAAGTATCTTATTCCAAAAGCTATTATCGCTTTATTCAAAAGATTAGATGGGTAAAAGGGGTGGGGAAGTATTTCAAAAAGCCTGAATCTTTTGAAAGAAGAGAAATTCAAACTTCGATTTGA
- a CDS encoding glycosyltransferase family 2 protein, with translation MDHTPNRTQISVVVPVYFSEGTLLALSDRIHKCLLRITFGFELILVDDGSQDQSWQLIQLLSNSSTHVKGIKLSRNFGQHYAISAGCRAAKGEWVVVMDADLQDRPEEIEVLYQKALEGFPVVLASRKDRKDDFGKILSSRLFFRLLSWLTGSKFDPQVGNFGIYHRRVIQEFNRMQEPVRIFSVMIHWMGFPTAKIPVQHEARPEGKSRYTFRKRLNLALEIVLAYSDKPIRLMVKAGILLSFLSVLFGLITLIRYFLGEITVSGYSSLIISIAFFSGVLIAMLGVVGLYIGKIFESVKNRPLYVIDQTTDSEMEIDQIIEYPFNSEAVATKSL, from the coding sequence GTGGACCATACCCCAAATCGAACGCAAATCTCTGTAGTTGTACCGGTTTACTTTTCCGAAGGTACTCTCCTTGCGCTTTCTGATCGAATCCACAAATGTCTGTTAAGAATTACATTTGGATTTGAACTGATCCTAGTGGATGATGGTAGCCAAGATCAATCCTGGCAACTTATTCAATTGCTTTCCAATTCATCTACTCATGTTAAAGGAATAAAATTGTCTCGAAATTTTGGGCAACATTACGCGATTTCGGCAGGCTGTCGAGCTGCAAAAGGAGAGTGGGTAGTGGTAATGGATGCCGATTTGCAAGATCGACCAGAGGAAATTGAAGTGCTTTACCAAAAAGCTCTTGAAGGGTTTCCCGTTGTTTTGGCTTCGCGAAAAGATCGGAAGGATGATTTTGGAAAGATCTTGTCTTCTCGGTTGTTTTTCAGGTTGTTATCCTGGCTTACTGGTTCCAAATTCGATCCTCAAGTAGGCAATTTTGGGATCTACCATCGAAGAGTCATTCAGGAGTTTAACCGGATGCAGGAACCTGTACGGATCTTTTCAGTGATGATCCATTGGATGGGGTTTCCTACCGCAAAAATCCCCGTACAGCACGAAGCTCGCCCAGAAGGGAAAAGCCGATATACCTTCCGCAAACGCCTTAATTTAGCGTTGGAAATCGTATTAGCTTATTCAGACAAACCTATTCGGTTGATGGTTAAAGCCGGAATTTTACTTTCGTTCTTGAGTGTTTTGTTTGGGCTCATTACTTTGATCCGCTACTTTTTGGGAGAAATTACAGTTTCGGGTTATTCCAGTTTGATAATTTCCATCGCGTTTTTCTCTGGAGTCTTGATTGCAATGCTGGGGGTGGTTGGGCTCTACATTGGAAAAATCTTTGAATCGGTAAAAAACCGCCCTTTATATGTGATTGATCAAACCACAGATTCGGAGATGGAAATAGATCAAATCATTGAATATCCTTTCAATTCCGAGGCTGTGGCAACTAAAAGTCTTTAA
- a CDS encoding ATP-grasp fold amidoligase family protein, protein MKEILDKAFPPGPIRTLVLSLYSKAWLWQQEKRGYPHLHFMFQKMMGYPLDISQPKTHNHFLNWIKFHRRDPRVPITSDKVQVRDYIKKILGEKEGEEILIPLYYVSNTGLDLPFDQWKEEVFIKANHYSGGNILYQPGMNRSKIEHQLRTFLSEPFGYNYHEWAYLQIPRRIICEKVLRTKDGNIPNDVKLYCFHGKVKMIMFVSDRLTQPKRVFTDQYFRVVPGAQMAGHPPLSPVPVPGNMPRMMEIAEKLSQGFDYIRVDLYSVDDEAIYFGEITHYTGSGLEKFDDEDVDYAVGRLWNPANRDRDILDLIEEVKSEKKVAG, encoded by the coding sequence ATGAAAGAAATTCTCGATAAAGCCTTTCCTCCCGGACCTATACGAACTTTGGTCTTGTCTCTTTACAGCAAGGCTTGGCTTTGGCAACAGGAAAAAAGAGGCTATCCCCATCTACATTTTATGTTTCAAAAGATGATGGGATACCCCTTGGATATTTCTCAACCAAAGACCCACAATCATTTTCTCAATTGGATCAAATTTCATCGAAGAGACCCACGAGTTCCTATCACCTCAGATAAGGTGCAAGTCAGGGATTACATTAAAAAGATCTTGGGGGAAAAAGAAGGTGAGGAAATTTTAATTCCACTGTATTATGTCAGCAACACTGGATTGGACTTGCCATTTGATCAGTGGAAAGAGGAGGTATTTATCAAAGCAAATCATTATTCCGGGGGAAATATTTTGTACCAACCGGGAATGAACCGATCGAAGATCGAACATCAACTTCGAACTTTTTTATCTGAACCTTTCGGCTATAACTATCACGAATGGGCCTACCTTCAAATTCCAAGGAGAATTATTTGTGAAAAAGTACTGCGAACCAAGGATGGAAATATTCCTAACGATGTGAAGCTGTACTGCTTTCATGGAAAAGTGAAGATGATCATGTTTGTGTCAGACCGATTGACCCAACCGAAGCGGGTATTTACGGATCAATATTTTCGGGTAGTTCCTGGAGCTCAGATGGCTGGCCATCCTCCCTTGAGTCCGGTTCCAGTTCCCGGAAATATGCCACGTATGATGGAGATCGCAGAGAAATTATCTCAAGGCTTTGATTATATCAGAGTGGATTTGTATTCGGTAGATGATGAGGCTATCTATTTTGGAGAAATCACACATTACACCGGTTCGGGCTTAGAGAAGTTTGACGACGAGGATGTGGATTATGCCGTAGGTCGATTATGGAATCCCGCGAATCGCGATCGGGATATTTTAGATCTGATTGAAGAAGTGAAGAGTGAAAAGAAGGTTGCCGGCTAA
- a CDS encoding glycosyltransferase family 2 protein: MKSPEISILIANYNKADFLPATLQSIQNQSFSNWECIIVDDGSSDVSMEILLQIQQTDPRFRIFTRPSHLPKGANCCRNLAYSKSKGKFIQWFDSDDLMLPHFLQMKHDYLQDHPEKKFVVSKGEVRFDKEYKGNRKFAQSLYSENLIEDYLKFRLVFFTPGPMFRKEVFEEVGLFNPNLSRHQEWELFLRVILNYQEWGVIDTTSFIYNVNNNSITYRHQARRHVAQTELQVFKQVLSSKTNPFKNRIPGSIRRSIAFKYLQISLYYREIKFFGWYCQSLLRESLA; the protein is encoded by the coding sequence TTGAAGAGTCCTGAAATTTCAATTTTAATCGCTAATTACAATAAAGCAGATTTTTTGCCGGCAACCCTGCAATCCATTCAAAACCAATCATTTTCAAATTGGGAATGCATCATTGTGGACGATGGGAGTTCGGATGTTTCCATGGAAATTCTCCTTCAGATTCAACAAACTGACCCTCGATTTCGAATTTTCACAAGACCAAGTCATCTTCCAAAAGGTGCAAATTGCTGCAGAAACCTAGCTTATTCTAAATCCAAAGGGAAGTTTATCCAATGGTTTGACAGTGATGATTTGATGCTTCCTCATTTTCTCCAAATGAAGCATGATTATCTCCAAGATCATCCAGAAAAGAAATTTGTGGTCAGTAAGGGAGAGGTGAGATTTGATAAAGAGTATAAAGGAAATAGAAAATTCGCTCAAAGTTTATACTCTGAAAACCTTATTGAGGATTACCTCAAGTTCCGATTGGTTTTCTTTACTCCAGGTCCAATGTTTCGGAAAGAGGTTTTCGAGGAGGTAGGTCTTTTTAACCCCAACCTTTCCCGCCATCAGGAATGGGAATTGTTTTTACGGGTGATTTTAAATTACCAAGAATGGGGAGTGATCGATACTACTTCTTTTATTTACAATGTGAACAATAATTCAATTACTTACCGGCATCAGGCGAGGAGACATGTCGCACAAACTGAGTTGCAGGTATTCAAACAAGTGCTCTCCAGCAAGACCAATCCTTTCAAAAACCGAATTCCAGGATCTATTCGAAGGTCGATTGCTTTCAAATACCTTCAAATCTCACTCTATTACCGGGAAATCAAGTTTTTTGGTTGGTATTGCCAATCCCTTCTTCGAGAGTCCCTTGCCTGA
- the rffA gene encoding dTDP-4-amino-4,6-dideoxygalactose transaminase has product MHPVQIPFNKPHLTGKELNYIQEAVAKGKLSGNGFFTQACQQLLQKKFGFGTCFLTHSCTGALEMAALLLDIQPGDEVILPSFTFVSTANAFALRGAKLVFSDTLPGFPEMDLEQVESLINSKTKAIVIVHYAGFGMQIQAYRQLADKHGLMLIEDAAQAISSKVNEKYLGTFGDLASLSFHETKNIQSGQGGVLIVNNPKFLERARIIWEKGTDRSSFFEGKKNHYSWIDLGSSFQMSELSAAFLWGQMQELEGIQARRKAIWEGYFRLFTVGKSELFAEKYDQLLLKAIANLGQGQALEFQKNVGNYHLFYLVFDSFQNRRRFIEELLSQGVLSVFHYQSLHKSEFIRAHQPESAMLELPNSDIFSERLVRLPFYYDLPEDTKDKI; this is encoded by the coding sequence ATGCATCCGGTTCAAATTCCGTTCAATAAACCTCACCTGACTGGAAAGGAACTGAACTATATCCAAGAAGCTGTTGCAAAAGGAAAGCTTTCGGGAAATGGTTTTTTTACCCAAGCCTGTCAGCAATTGCTTCAAAAAAAATTTGGCTTTGGTACTTGTTTTTTGACGCATTCCTGCACGGGTGCACTAGAAATGGCTGCTCTGCTCTTGGATATTCAGCCTGGAGATGAAGTCATTTTACCTTCATTTACTTTCGTGTCCACTGCCAATGCCTTTGCCCTTCGAGGTGCCAAACTGGTTTTTTCAGACACCCTTCCGGGTTTTCCAGAAATGGATTTGGAGCAAGTTGAATCATTAATCAACTCCAAAACAAAAGCAATAGTCATCGTGCATTATGCCGGATTTGGCATGCAGATTCAAGCTTATCGGCAACTTGCGGATAAACATGGCCTAATGCTAATTGAGGATGCAGCTCAAGCAATCAGTTCCAAAGTAAACGAAAAGTACCTTGGGACTTTTGGGGATTTGGCTTCCCTGAGTTTTCATGAAACGAAAAATATTCAATCCGGGCAGGGTGGAGTTTTGATTGTTAATAATCCTAAGTTCCTAGAACGAGCTCGAATCATTTGGGAGAAAGGAACCGATCGAAGTTCTTTTTTCGAAGGAAAGAAGAATCATTATTCCTGGATTGATTTAGGCAGCAGTTTTCAGATGTCCGAGTTGAGTGCTGCATTTTTATGGGGGCAAATGCAGGAATTGGAAGGAATTCAAGCGAGAAGAAAAGCCATTTGGGAAGGCTATTTTCGGCTTTTTACCGTAGGTAAGAGCGAGTTGTTTGCCGAAAAATACGATCAGCTCCTATTGAAAGCCATAGCAAATTTAGGACAAGGACAAGCTCTGGAATTCCAGAAAAATGTAGGGAATTATCATTTGTTTTACCTCGTATTTGATTCCTTCCAAAATCGAAGAAGATTTATTGAGGAATTGCTTTCTCAGGGTGTATTGTCTGTTTTTCACTACCAAAGTCTCCATAAAAGTGAATTTATTCGAGCTCATCAGCCTGAATCAGCAATGCTGGAATTACCTAATTCTGATATTTTTTCGGAGCGATTGGTTCGTTTACCATTTTATTATGACCTACCCGAAGACACCAAGGATAAAATTTAG
- a CDS encoding PaaX family transcriptional regulator: MLDSLVTSKTRIKLLLKFFSHANSGYLRSLAKEFEESTNSVRVELNRLTDAGLLLSEDEGKTKLYRANQSHPFYTEIRNMVSKFLGLDELVEKIVKRMGNVEKAIITGDYAMGIDSGTIHLVLIGKDLDQEYLNFLTEKTYEKIQRKVQVDLLAQDPGDIHGILVYGA, encoded by the coding sequence TTGCTCGATTCCCTAGTCACCTCCAAAACCCGAATCAAACTCCTTCTCAAGTTTTTTTCTCATGCGAATTCAGGCTATCTGCGTTCCTTGGCGAAAGAATTTGAGGAGTCTACTAACTCCGTTCGGGTGGAACTAAACCGGCTTACAGATGCTGGATTATTGCTCTCCGAAGACGAAGGCAAAACCAAATTGTATCGGGCCAACCAAAGCCATCCCTTCTACACGGAAATCCGAAACATGGTCAGTAAGTTTCTGGGACTCGACGAACTCGTGGAAAAGATCGTCAAGCGGATGGGTAATGTAGAAAAGGCTATCATCACCGGAGATTATGCTATGGGCATCGACTCGGGAACGATTCACTTAGTCTTGATCGGGAAGGATCTTGATCAGGAATACCTCAACTTTCTGACGGAAAAGACCTACGAAAAAATCCAACGCAAAGTCCAAGTCGATTTGCTAGCTCAAGACCCAGGAGATATTCATGGGATTTTGGTGTACGGAGCTTAA